In Candidatus Nomurabacteria bacterium, a genomic segment contains:
- a CDS encoding PilT/PilU family type 4a pilus ATPase has translation MPSSDTIAIQKILASAADYGASDIHIVPGNPPTLRVDGKLVPLENEVVVTPDLMTALEELLLTPEQRERFHADKELVTATSLENRQRFKASFFYQKGLPASSLRLIASRPKSVRDLGLPDNIEDLARLSSGLVVISGPYGSGRSSTVSALLQTINQQRAAHVVTIEWPIEHLFVNEKSMIEQREVGRDTQSFTKAIETATREDVDVVMVSEMEDPNVVQSVLQIASTDRLVVSMLLADSVPQTVEKILDAYPAEEQEQARRIFAEHLGGIVCQRLLPRVGGGRIVVAEILLPTDPVRALIRDGQIGQLKTMLQSSQEEGLVSFDRYLAALVRNGEILVDDALANANDRAELSAALRGR, from the coding sequence ATGCCCTCATCCGACACTATAGCTATTCAGAAAATTTTGGCCTCGGCGGCTGATTATGGAGCCTCTGATATTCACATTGTGCCAGGTAATCCACCGACCCTGCGCGTGGACGGTAAATTAGTGCCTTTAGAGAATGAAGTAGTGGTCACGCCGGACCTGATGACCGCTTTAGAAGAACTTTTACTTACCCCTGAGCAACGTGAGCGTTTCCATGCTGACAAGGAGCTTGTCACAGCAACCAGCTTAGAGAATCGCCAACGTTTTAAAGCCAGCTTTTTTTACCAAAAGGGTTTACCAGCCAGTTCGCTCCGTTTAATTGCCAGCCGACCAAAGTCTGTCCGAGATTTAGGCTTACCGGATAATATTGAGGACCTCGCCCGTTTGTCATCTGGACTCGTGGTTATTTCAGGTCCCTACGGATCAGGACGGTCTTCAACGGTGTCCGCCTTACTCCAAACAATTAATCAGCAGCGCGCCGCTCATGTGGTTACGATTGAGTGGCCGATTGAGCATCTGTTTGTCAACGAGAAGAGTATGATAGAGCAGCGTGAAGTAGGTCGTGACACACAATCGTTTACCAAGGCGATTGAAACGGCAACTCGAGAAGATGTGGATGTGGTGATGGTGTCTGAGATGGAGGATCCAAATGTGGTGCAGTCAGTGTTGCAAATTGCCTCGACTGATCGTTTAGTCGTGAGTATGTTATTAGCCGATTCGGTGCCGCAAACGGTAGAAAAAATCCTTGACGCATATCCGGCTGAGGAACAGGAGCAGGCTCGACGTATTTTTGCCGAACATCTGGGTGGTATCGTGTGTCAGCGTCTCTTACCGCGTGTGGGCGGCGGGCGCATTGTGGTAGCAGAAATCCTGCTGCCCACTGATCCGGTGCGCGCCCTTATTCGCGATGGGCAGATTGGTCAGCTCAAGACTATGCTACAAAGCTCCCAAGAGGAGGGATTAGTTTCTTTTGATCGTTATTTAGCCGCTTTAGTACGTAATGGTGAAATATTAGTTGATGATGCATTAGCCAATGCAAATGATCGGGCCGAGCTCTCAGCCGCCCTACGAGGACGATAA
- a CDS encoding type II secretion system protein has translation MKKGFTLIELLVVIAIIGILSAIGLVSLNGAREKARDAQAKSDLGQMRTALTLFADDNGGEYPGEGTNGQPDASGTGSGGGLGVWAASGAIIGPYLSSELESPSSTSYSYLSNSGAAPDTTGTDFVLYYQLESGAGDHIYSLLADGTVRDYDDGDTNLPCCQNDALCHYNDPDPLPTDASCDGS, from the coding sequence ATGAAAAAAGGATTCACACTTATTGAGCTCTTGGTCGTGATCGCGATCATCGGTATTTTGTCTGCAATTGGGCTCGTCTCACTAAACGGTGCACGTGAAAAGGCCCGTGACGCCCAAGCCAAGTCTGACCTTGGTCAGATGCGAACTGCTTTGACCTTGTTTGCTGATGATAATGGTGGAGAGTATCCGGGAGAAGGTACAAACGGACAGCCAGATGCTAGCGGCACGGGATCTGGCGGAGGGCTTGGTGTATGGGCTGCCAGTGGGGCAATAATAGGCCCGTATCTTAGTTCTGAACTAGAGTCACCTTCGAGCACTAGCTATAGTTATCTCTCAAACAGCGGAGCTGCACCTGACACTACAGGAACGGATTTCGTTTTGTATTATCAGTTAGAGTCAGGCGCAGGTGATCATATCTACTCACTTTTAGCTGATGGTACTGTTCGAGACTACGATGACGGGGACACTAACTTACCTTGTTGTCAGAATGATGCGCTTTGCCACTATAATGACCCTGACCCGTTGCCGACAGATGCTTCTTGCGATGGAAGCTAG
- the pilM gene encoding type IV pilus assembly protein PilM yields the protein MGLFNKKESYLGIDIGTSSIKVSEFRNEEGRPRLLSYGFVEQPSEVLKSDSPEAIQQVVTTLLGVFKKGHMQSRKVVSALPSYAVFTSILSLPVMPKKDLYSAIRWEAKKIVPMSLDEMVLDWRLLHDPEEATDEKGKKSKKDQISSGGPKNTRVLITAAPKNLVKRYIDIFKLAELEIVSLETESFALVRSLLGRDNSTVMVVDIGAIATEISVILDGIPFLNRSIDVGGETITKSIANSLNIDAERAEQIKRDFGVMSGPSTSQIPRVIEFVMQNIVNEIRYILSMYQNQGEKPIEKIVLSGGSAFLPNLPSYLEQMIKLKCYIGDPWARVVYPVELKPVLDEIGPRFAVANGLAMREIV from the coding sequence ATGGGTTTATTTAACAAAAAAGAAAGCTATCTCGGGATTGATATCGGCACTTCTAGTATTAAAGTGTCTGAATTCAGAAACGAAGAAGGTCGTCCGCGCTTGTTAAGTTATGGCTTTGTCGAGCAACCAAGCGAGGTTTTAAAAAGCGATTCACCCGAAGCAATCCAGCAAGTGGTGACTACCTTGTTAGGTGTGTTTAAAAAGGGCCATATGCAAAGCCGCAAAGTGGTTTCGGCTCTGCCTAGCTACGCAGTTTTCACATCGATTTTGAGCTTGCCAGTAATGCCGAAGAAGGATTTATACTCGGCAATTCGCTGGGAGGCAAAAAAAATCGTCCCAATGTCCCTCGATGAAATGGTGCTAGACTGGCGCTTACTCCATGACCCAGAAGAGGCGACTGATGAAAAAGGTAAAAAGAGCAAAAAGGATCAAATAAGCAGTGGAGGTCCTAAAAATACCCGTGTGCTCATTACGGCAGCTCCAAAAAACTTAGTTAAACGTTACATTGATATATTTAAACTGGCTGAGCTCGAAATCGTCAGCCTAGAAACCGAGTCATTTGCCCTTGTTCGTTCACTTCTTGGACGAGATAATTCCACAGTGATGGTGGTGGATATCGGGGCAATTGCCACGGAAATAAGCGTTATACTCGATGGTATACCTTTTCTCAATCGAAGTATCGACGTAGGGGGAGAAACTATTACGAAATCAATAGCCAATAGTCTCAATATTGATGCAGAACGCGCTGAGCAAATTAAGCGCGACTTTGGCGTTATGAGTGGGCCGAGCACGAGTCAGATTCCTCGGGTTATTGAATTTGTCATGCAGAATATCGTGAATGAGATTCGCTATATTTTATCGATGTATCAAAATCAGGGCGAAAAGCCAATTGAAAAAATTGTGTTGTCTGGTGGATCAGCCTTCCTGCCCAATTTGCCTAGCTATCTCGAGCAGATGATTAAGCTCAAATGCTATATTGGAGATCCGTGGGCTCGAGTAGTCTACCCAGTAGAATTAAAGCCAGTGCTAGATGAGATTGGACCACGCTTTGCCGTGGCAAATGGTCTAGCCATGCGTGAAATTGTGTAA
- a CDS encoding type II secretion system F family protein, whose protein sequence is MPNFEYTARDSQGNTSTGIVEAPTESIAQDVLRERGLIVTGISERQRKALFQTSLNIFNRVPRRDVTIFSRQLAVMISATVPIVQALRILVKQTENVAFKIIISEVADEVDGGSKLSATLGKYPHVFNDFFVHMIRSGETTGKLDETLNYLADQQEKDYDLISKIKGSMTYPVFILGALVAVGILMMIFVIPQLTDILTAGGQELPIMTRALIATSAFLQTKWWVLLIVIALLYAAYRFVERSEQGQDVIDRLKLHFPIFGQIFQRIYLVRFARSLSTLISSGVPITRSLEIVADVIDNRLYRKLTKETIEAIEGGKSISYVFAQNKDIPPMLTQMMSIGESTGKLDFILEKLANFYSRELENNVANLVSLIEPLILVVMGVAVAFLVIAILLPMYNLSSAI, encoded by the coding sequence ATGCCAAATTTTGAATATACTGCACGAGATAGTCAGGGAAATACCAGTACAGGTATTGTTGAAGCGCCAACTGAGAGCATAGCGCAGGATGTTTTGCGTGAACGCGGTTTGATAGTGACCGGTATTAGCGAGCGTCAGCGCAAAGCGCTTTTTCAAACCTCGCTGAACATATTTAATCGCGTGCCTCGTCGTGATGTCACTATTTTTTCACGGCAGCTGGCAGTGATGATTTCGGCCACGGTACCGATTGTGCAGGCTTTGCGTATCCTCGTGAAGCAGACAGAAAACGTAGCTTTTAAGATTATTATCTCAGAGGTTGCTGATGAGGTTGACGGTGGATCAAAGCTTTCCGCCACTTTAGGGAAGTATCCTCATGTGTTCAATGATTTCTTTGTGCACATGATTCGATCTGGTGAAACCACGGGTAAGTTGGATGAAACGCTCAACTATTTAGCTGATCAGCAGGAAAAAGACTACGATTTGATCTCTAAGATCAAAGGCTCGATGACCTATCCGGTCTTTATTCTGGGTGCTTTGGTGGCTGTCGGTATCCTTATGATGATTTTTGTGATTCCACAGCTGACCGATATCCTGACAGCTGGTGGGCAAGAGCTGCCGATTATGACGCGAGCTTTAATCGCTACCTCGGCATTTTTGCAGACAAAGTGGTGGGTGTTGCTTATTGTGATTGCGCTTTTGTACGCGGCATATCGCTTTGTGGAGCGGTCTGAGCAAGGTCAAGACGTGATTGATCGCTTGAAGCTGCACTTCCCAATTTTTGGACAAATTTTTCAGCGTATTTACCTTGTCCGTTTCGCGCGCAGCTTATCAACCTTAATCTCCAGCGGCGTGCCAATTACTCGCTCACTCGAGATTGTGGCTGATGTGATTGATAACCGTCTCTATCGTAAGTTAACCAAAGAGACTATTGAAGCAATTGAGGGAGGTAAATCTATCTCCTATGTCTTTGCGCAAAATAAAGATATCCCTCCTATGTTGACGCAGATGATGAGCATTGGTGAATCAACTGGTAAGCTTGATTTCATTTTAGAAAAGCTGGCAAATTTCTACAGTCGTGAGCTAGAAAACAACGTAGCAAACCTGGTTAGCCTGATCGAACCTTTGATTCTGGTGGTTATGGGTGTGGCAGTTGCCTTCCTCGTTATCGCTATTCTCTTGCCGATGTATAATTTGTCATCAGCCATTTAG
- a CDS encoding response regulator gives MTKATSSAKEQSKKKNPQVLIVEDDTFLSGMYVTKLELEGIDVELASDGQQAINVVQKRRPDVILLDVVMPKMSGFDVLTWLKKTKETKDIPVILLTNLGEKEDVQKGLKLGAVDYLIKAHFLPSEVVEKIKRIVR, from the coding sequence ATGACAAAGGCAACAAGTAGTGCAAAAGAGCAGTCAAAAAAGAAGAATCCCCAAGTGCTTATTGTGGAGGATGATACCTTCCTGTCTGGAATGTACGTCACCAAACTTGAGCTAGAGGGGATTGATGTAGAGTTGGCCAGTGATGGTCAGCAGGCTATTAATGTCGTGCAGAAGAGGAGACCAGATGTCATCCTGCTCGATGTGGTGATGCCTAAGATGTCGGGATTCGATGTCTTGACTTGGTTAAAAAAGACCAAAGAGACAAAAGATATCCCGGTTATCTTATTAACCAATTTGGGAGAGAAAGAAGACGTACAAAAAGGCTTGAAGCTTGGCGCTGTCGATTATCTCATCAAAGCACATTTCTTGCCATCAGAAGTGGTAGAAAAGATTAAGCGTATTGTTCGCTAG
- the tadA gene encoding Flp pilus assembly complex ATPase component TadA — MSAARRSSSVQDDSVLGMPRAIINDLEERGLISEETLAQYVEQAKAKKFTLERILLDTRAVREEDITKAKGKLFNVPYVELFGKIVRAEVLNLIPQELAQNYSMVAFSRDADELSVAMVNPSDFKALEAIEFIARKNRLKLKYFIASETGVKHILQQYESLSAEVEEALKDTESEGDAEVKLNIAEPGMEEVIRQAPVSKMVSVIMRHAVEGKASDVHIEPVGNESRIRYRIDGVLHTSLVLPKHVHASIVARIKVLSNLKIDETRVPQDGRFRMNIDGRDVDYRVSTLPLVNQEKVVMRILDTSGAMTDLQDLGFDGRNYEIIQENIDKSHGMILVTGPTGSGKSTTLYAIMSRLNEESVNIVTLEDPVEYYMKGVNQSQINPDVGLTFAAGLRSILRQDPDIVMVGEIRDTETADLGVHASLTGHVVLSTLHTNDAFGAIPRFIDMKIEPFLLASSLNVVIAQRLVRRICQHCTTTMEIPAALQKEVQEGLKELKPEQLPKGISLNSPKFYRGKGCVRCENTGYKGRVAIAEVLDMTENLKKVITGEQARILENIHEEFNRQGLLTMKQDGLLKALRGLTTIEEVWDATRE; from the coding sequence ATGAGCGCTGCCCGACGTAGCAGCTCGGTTCAGGACGATTCCGTCTTAGGCATGCCTAGGGCGATTATTAATGACTTGGAAGAACGGGGATTAATCAGCGAGGAAACTCTAGCTCAATATGTAGAGCAGGCTAAAGCAAAGAAGTTTACCCTCGAACGGATTCTCTTAGATACTCGAGCAGTGAGGGAAGAGGATATCACCAAAGCAAAGGGCAAGCTTTTTAACGTGCCCTATGTTGAGCTATTTGGAAAAATAGTACGCGCTGAGGTGCTGAATCTAATACCACAGGAGTTAGCGCAAAACTACAGCATGGTAGCCTTTAGCCGAGATGCTGATGAGCTATCTGTGGCAATGGTGAATCCATCTGACTTTAAGGCGCTAGAAGCAATTGAATTCATTGCTCGTAAAAATCGCCTCAAATTAAAGTATTTCATTGCCTCGGAAACAGGCGTGAAGCACATATTGCAGCAATACGAGAGTCTTTCCGCTGAAGTTGAAGAAGCGCTCAAGGATACAGAGTCAGAAGGCGACGCAGAGGTAAAGTTAAACATTGCCGAGCCGGGCATGGAGGAGGTAATCCGCCAAGCTCCGGTTTCAAAGATGGTTTCGGTTATTATGCGACACGCAGTAGAGGGTAAAGCTTCTGACGTGCACATCGAGCCAGTCGGCAATGAATCTCGCATTCGCTATCGTATTGATGGTGTGCTGCATACCTCGCTTGTGTTGCCAAAGCATGTCCATGCCTCAATCGTTGCGCGCATTAAGGTGCTGTCTAATTTGAAGATTGATGAAACGCGTGTGCCGCAAGATGGTCGCTTCCGCATGAATATTGACGGGAGAGATGTTGACTATCGTGTTTCTACACTGCCGCTCGTCAACCAAGAAAAAGTCGTGATGCGTATTCTCGACACTAGTGGCGCCATGACTGATTTGCAGGATTTGGGTTTCGACGGGCGCAATTACGAAATTATTCAGGAGAACATTGATAAATCCCACGGAATGATTTTAGTCACTGGTCCGACCGGTTCTGGTAAGTCAACCACCCTCTATGCCATTATGAGTCGCTTGAATGAGGAATCTGTGAATATTGTGACGCTGGAAGATCCGGTTGAATATTATATGAAAGGAGTAAACCAGTCACAAATTAATCCTGACGTTGGACTTACCTTTGCAGCAGGTTTGCGCTCCATCTTACGTCAGGACCCTGACATCGTCATGGTTGGAGAAATTCGGGATACTGAAACTGCAGATTTGGGTGTGCACGCCTCATTGACTGGTCACGTGGTACTCTCAACGCTTCACACCAACGACGCTTTTGGAGCAATACCGCGTTTTATTGACATGAAGATCGAACCATTCTTACTTGCTTCATCGCTCAATGTTGTCATTGCCCAACGCCTGGTCCGTCGTATTTGTCAGCATTGTACGACCACGATGGAGATACCGGCCGCCTTGCAAAAAGAGGTACAAGAGGGCTTAAAAGAATTAAAGCCTGAGCAGTTACCAAAAGGTATTAGTCTAAATTCGCCTAAGTTTTATCGAGGTAAAGGTTGTGTACGCTGTGAAAATACCGGCTATAAAGGCCGTGTTGCTATTGCTGAGGTGCTAGATATGACTGAAAATTTGAAGAAGGTGATCACTGGTGAACAGGCGAGAATTTTAGAGAACATTCACGAAGAATTTAATAGACAGGGCCTATTAACCATGAAGCAGGATGGCTTACTGAAGGCTCTGCGCGGCTTAACCACCATTGAAGAGGTGTGGGACGCTACCCGAGAATAA
- a CDS encoding type II secretion system protein: MKKGFTLIELLVVIAIIGVLSAIGLVSLNGAREKARDAQAKSDLGQMRTALTLFADDSGGYYPDVQSDSPGVPDESAPNLTEGGIWDGTGGSIIPSYLSAELESGSSTPYGYVSNGLDATPNVSSDYGLYYLLESGDGARYYVLTANGTVYDYDANIGAPPLCIDESLPCEVS, encoded by the coding sequence ATGAAAAAAGGATTCACACTTATTGAGCTCCTAGTTGTTATCGCGATTATTGGAGTACTTTCTGCTATTGGGCTCGTCTCACTAAACGGTGCACGTGAAAAGGCCCGTGACGCCCAAGCCAAGTCTGACCTTGGTCAGATGCGTACAGCATTAACTTTATTTGCTGACGATAGCGGTGGATATTATCCAGATGTACAAAGTGATAGTCCTGGTGTGCCAGATGAGAGCGCTCCCAATTTAACTGAGGGCGGTATTTGGGATGGCACCGGTGGGTCAATAATTCCAAGTTATCTATCAGCAGAACTTGAATCCGGCTCAAGTACTCCTTACGGTTATGTATCGAATGGACTAGATGCTACTCCAAATGTATCTAGCGATTATGGGCTCTATTACTTGTTAGAATCTGGCGATGGAGCGCGCTACTACGTGCTTACTGCCAATGGAACAGTGTATGATTATGATGCTAATATTGGAGCGCCACCGCTTTGTATCGATGAAAGTCTGCCTTGTGAAGTAAGCTAA
- a CDS encoding PQQ-binding-like beta-propeller repeat protein: MQFPRLHKLHILSAMFIAVLGLGVAVGAYTYSNWTRQQKGAENTSASTDNGPTANVVQGTVSGCVSGTTQTVDWTMVRDGELIVVAHSESQEKLCIYDYNSVATSPIRQYDMTQSERSPVVVGDVLYRVKKGLSPIQVEARSLIDGSVLWTKTISSTAVGSTYNVITAANGNLYIGAKFNGSEQRVLALQQIDGQLLWMRTIEPSFGFSTSVEQLGALAVSSDQVFIQFVEGSLSDGRVGYRALNASTGAVNWTAGPYGSGVIRTRASLIYADNAIYAAPDAYISLSSATGNQTWNQAMAATNEALSIAYSSTKVYYSERRSTQYAYLARSAINGGLSWTAGNYNGSIGDGPLVVVNNNFLYHCANSTLRGISTVTGFVTFTGVAPTFCNAAAVYNGILYVNGNAGSVDQGKVRLIANTLPASATTTVGVPTCSIDNGSNYVDCANLQYGAIVTHARTTCTSTAGVKEVQFTLTGPAGTQYSSVKAQTVVGATYTTHAPGTLVGSGQWTLTAKCVNSINESTSNQKIWTVGSAPSEGSQKLSIYEGSARFTDGETMEAGALSGDANIDWIGSDSIYVRPNTSNGSSFFQGVSALDRQSLYLSGGINAKPSLEAVGLGQNGVPYLGSAIASTFDGASFSSGGGAIYGGVSSCGAGKTCYAGYFNNSSETGYGILVTNNSASQPTLRAENLAGGTAANFVGVAKVSGDLQADNNTVNSCTWTPVSAKECPAGTVASGMRFSGGVVSEYNCCSL, from the coding sequence ATGCAATTCCCGCGATTACATAAACTACACATTTTAAGCGCGATGTTCATCGCAGTGCTTGGTTTAGGTGTCGCAGTTGGTGCCTACACCTATTCAAACTGGACTCGACAGCAAAAAGGAGCCGAGAATACGAGCGCTAGTACTGATAATGGTCCAACCGCGAACGTGGTGCAGGGGACGGTGTCGGGTTGTGTAAGCGGTACCACGCAAACGGTTGATTGGACGATGGTACGAGATGGAGAGCTTATCGTTGTTGCACATTCTGAGTCACAGGAAAAACTTTGCATTTATGATTATAACAGCGTTGCCACTTCACCGATTCGACAATATGACATGACTCAATCCGAGCGAAGTCCGGTTGTGGTAGGGGATGTGCTCTATCGAGTCAAAAAAGGCTTAAGTCCAATTCAAGTAGAGGCACGTTCACTCATCGATGGATCAGTGCTGTGGACAAAAACGATTAGCTCAACTGCGGTGGGTAGTACTTACAATGTAATAACCGCAGCTAATGGCAATCTCTATATCGGAGCGAAATTTAATGGATCCGAGCAGAGAGTGCTCGCACTGCAGCAGATTGATGGTCAGCTGTTATGGATGCGCACTATTGAGCCAAGCTTTGGCTTTTCGACCAGCGTTGAACAGCTTGGCGCCTTAGCAGTTAGTAGTGATCAAGTGTTTATCCAATTTGTTGAAGGTTCGCTGTCTGATGGTCGGGTTGGTTATCGTGCGCTTAATGCGAGTACTGGAGCCGTGAACTGGACTGCCGGTCCTTATGGTTCCGGAGTGATTCGGACCAGAGCGTCACTAATTTACGCTGATAATGCTATTTATGCTGCGCCTGATGCATATATTTCTCTCAGTTCAGCTACTGGAAATCAAACCTGGAATCAAGCAATGGCAGCTACGAATGAGGCCTTAAGTATCGCCTATAGCAGCACTAAGGTGTACTACTCCGAGCGACGAAGCACGCAATACGCCTATCTCGCTCGAAGTGCTATAAACGGCGGTTTGTCATGGACAGCTGGAAATTATAACGGCTCTATTGGTGATGGTCCCCTTGTCGTAGTAAATAACAACTTCCTATATCACTGCGCAAATAGTACCTTGCGAGGCATTTCCACTGTGACTGGTTTTGTTACGTTCACGGGAGTTGCGCCCACCTTCTGCAATGCCGCTGCAGTATATAATGGAATATTGTATGTGAATGGTAATGCCGGCTCAGTAGACCAAGGTAAAGTGCGTTTAATCGCAAATACTTTGCCCGCAAGCGCTACAACAACAGTTGGTGTGCCGACATGTAGCATTGATAATGGTTCTAATTACGTTGATTGCGCGAACTTACAATATGGCGCGATTGTGACACATGCTCGGACAACCTGTACGAGTACTGCAGGAGTAAAAGAGGTGCAGTTCACCTTAACAGGGCCCGCCGGTACACAATACTCCTCAGTAAAAGCACAAACAGTCGTCGGTGCTACCTATACTACACATGCGCCGGGAACGCTCGTAGGTAGTGGGCAATGGACCCTGACGGCAAAGTGCGTGAATAGCATTAATGAGAGTACATCGAATCAAAAGATTTGGACTGTTGGATCTGCTCCAAGTGAAGGATCTCAGAAGCTTTCTATTTACGAAGGAAGCGCTCGCTTTACTGATGGTGAGACTATGGAAGCGGGTGCGCTCAGCGGAGATGCAAATATCGACTGGATTGGCTCTGATAGTATTTATGTTCGTCCAAACACTTCAAACGGTTCTTCATTCTTCCAAGGTGTTTCAGCACTTGATCGGCAAAGCCTCTATTTAAGCGGCGGCATTAATGCGAAACCAAGCTTGGAAGCAGTTGGTTTAGGACAAAATGGAGTACCGTACCTAGGCTCTGCTATTGCCTCAACTTTTGATGGGGCTAGTTTTTCCTCCGGTGGCGGTGCAATTTACGGAGGAGTGAGTAGTTGCGGGGCAGGGAAAACTTGCTACGCAGGATACTTCAATAACAGCTCCGAAACTGGCTATGGTATTCTCGTTACGAATAACTCCGCGTCGCAACCTACGCTTCGGGCGGAAAATTTAGCCGGTGGCACTGCAGCCAATTTCGTGGGCGTAGCTAAGGTGAGTGGCGATCTACAGGCAGATAATAATACGGTGAATAGTTGTACCTGGACACCAGTGAGTGCAAAAGAATGTCCGGCTGGGACTGTCGCCTCTGGTATGCGATTTAGCGGAGGAGTGGTGAGCGAATATAATTGTTGTAGTCTCTAA